The proteins below come from a single Triticum aestivum cultivar Chinese Spring chromosome 5D, IWGSC CS RefSeq v2.1, whole genome shotgun sequence genomic window:
- the LOC123124030 gene encoding uncharacterized protein: MDTERLKRLLIKSVVALAIAALILYADATRPKKPEDIRLNDRGECVYPMSLSFVVGLAELAVLLGFVSYFTFQHGWCCVRRDGVSVSSFALGIFLAILSWLLTWWAVRLYLRDVGAIWPGRRGKPPECYAALKLDHHHLMANAFKPFVFALALAFCSSKKLSPPPPIET, from the exons ATGGACACAGAAAGGTTAAAAAGGTTATTAATAAAGTCGGTAGTAGCATTAGCCATAGCGGCCTTGATTCTCTATGCCGATGCCACACGGCCCAAG aagCCTGAGGATATCAGGTTGAACGACAGGGGTGAGTGCGTGTACCCCATGAGCCTGTCTTTCGTGGTGGGTTTGGCCGAGCTGGCTGTCCTTCTGGGTTTCGTCTCGTATTTCACCTTCCAACACGGATGGTGCTGCGTGCGCCGCGACGGCGTCTCCGTATCGAGCTTCGCGCTGGGCATCTTCCTCGCCATCCTCTCATG GTTATTGACGTGGTGGGCGGTACGACTATATCTCCGCGACGTGGGGGCGATCTGGCCGGGGAGGCGTGGTAAACCCCCGGAGTGTTACGCCGCTCTTAAATTGGATCACCATCACCTTATGGCGAATGCATTCAAACCCTTCGTCTTTGCCTTGGCCTTGGCATTCTGCTCCTCCAAGAAACTTTCCCCTCCTCCTCCTATAGAAACCTAG
- the LOC123124031 gene encoding glucan endo-1,3-beta-glucosidase 5 encodes MGWSSTSTSAPAPAVLLLWLLALAFRADALAANWGTRALHPLPGDVTVQLLKDNGFDKVKLFEADPAALKALGHSGIQVMLGLPNELLATVARDVAAAEQWVQHNVSHYVSDYGVDIRFVAVGNEPFLKSYKGQFEAATLPAVRNVQAALVKAGLARQVRVTVPLNADVYESLDGRPSSGDFRADITGLMTSLVRFLLDSGGVLAINIYPFLSMDADANFPRDYAFFPAPGAPPSQASVQDGNVLYTNVFDANYDTLVAALEKHGLGNITVVVGEIGWPTDGDANANVADARKFNQGLFDRIVAGKGTPRRPQMPDVYVFALLDEDAKSVDPGNFERHWGVFNYDGSPKYALRLAGGKGVVPAKGVRYLSKQWCVLRPDASPTDPAIVGAVGYACQYADCTSLSPGSSCGGLDVRGNVSYAFNQFFQSASQQKGSCGFNNLSVVTTTDPSQGTCRFKIMIDTGRHDLTHQEDSGAARAAAAWGTVVAVLALLAIVAL; translated from the exons ATGGGGTGGTCGTCGACGTCGacgtcggcgccggcgccggcggtgcTGCTGCTGTGGTTGCTCGCGCTGGCATTCAGGGCGGACGCGCTGGCGGCCAACTGGGGCACGCGCGCGCTGCACCCGCTCCCCGGCGACGTCACCGTGCAGCTGCTCAAGGACAACGGCTTCGACAAGGTGAAGCTCTTCGAGGCCGACCCGGCGGCGCTCAAGGCGCTGGGCCACTCCGGCATCCAGGTCATGCTCGGCCTCCCCAACGAGCTGCTCGCCACCGTCGCCCgggacgtcgccgccgccgagcaGTGGGTGCAGCACAATGTCTCCCACTACGTCTCCGACTACGGCGTCGACATCCG GTTCGTGGCGGTGGGCAACGAGCCGTTCCTCAAGTCGTACAAGGGCCAGTTCGAGGCGGCCACGCTCCCGGCGGTGCGCAACGTGCAGGCGGCGCTCGTCAAGGCCGGGCTGGCGCGCCAGGTGCGCGTCACCGTGCCGCTCAACGCCGACGTCTACGAGTCGCTCGACGGCCGTCCCTCCTCCGGCGACTTCCGCGCCGACATCACGGGCCTCATGACCAGCCTCGTCCGCTTCCTGCTCGACAGCGGCGGCGTGCTCGCCATCAACATCTACCCGTTCCTCTCCATGGACGCCGACGCCAACTTCCCGCGCGACTACGCCTTCTTCCCGGCCCCCGGCGCGCCGCCCTCCCAGGCCAGCGTGCAGGACGGCAACGTGCTCTACACCAACGtcttcgacgccaactacgacacCCTCGTCGCCGCGCTCGAGAAGCACGGCCTCGGGAACATCACCGTCGTGGTGGGCGAGATCGGCTGGCCCACCGACGGCGACGCCAACGCCAACGTGGCCGACGCGCGCAAGTTCAACCAGGGCCTCTTCGACCGCATCGTCGCCGGCAAGGGCACCCCGCGCCGGCCCCAGATGCCCGACGTCTACGTCTTCGCGCTCCTCGACGAGGACGCCAAGAGCGTCGACCCCGGCAACTTCGAGCGCCACTGGGGCGTCTTCAACTACGACGGCTCGCCCAAGTACGCGCTCCGCCTCGCCGGCGGCAAGGGCGTCGTGCCGGCCAAGGGCGTCAGGTACCTGTCCAAGCAGTGGTGCGTGCTCCGGCCCGACGCCAGCCCCACCGACCCGGCCATCGTCGGCGCCGTCGGGTACGCGTGCCAGTACGCCGACTGCACCAGCCTCAGCCCGGGGTCGTCGTGCGGCGGCCTCGACGTCAGGGGAAACGTCTCCTATGCCTTCAACCAGTTCTTCCAGTCCGCCAGCCAGCAGAAGGGCTCCTGCGGCTTCAACAACCTCTCCGTGGTCACCACCACCGACCCCTCGCAGGGCACATGCCGCTTCAAGATCATGATCGACACCGGCCGGCACGACCTCACCCACCAGGAGGACTCGggcgccgccagggccgccgccgcGTGGGGCACCGTCGTTGCCGTGCTCGCATTGCTCGCCATCGTGGCACTCTGA